In the genome of Bacillota bacterium, one region contains:
- the mutL gene encoding DNA mismatch repair endonuclease MutL yields the protein MGVIRLLDEQTISQIAAGEVIERPASVVKELVENAIDAGAGRIRVELTDGGRTMIRVTDDGSGMSPEDAQSAFISHATSKIRSIADLDEVRTMGFRGEALPSIASVSLTQVLTREAGAGSATLVRYQGGQLIATEEAAGPPGTQVTVRNLFYNVPARLKFLKAVATETSAAVEAVGRAAVARPDIAFSVEVGGRVSLHTDGRGDRLAVILELWGRDVAGLLVPVGLADGALRVEGFVGRPEAHRRNRSRQLLLINGRPVQSAALSKAFEEAYAGLLPSGRRPVGVILLDVPGEAVDINVHPAKAEVRLAREREAFSFVRAGVAGALRGGSMIREVAAGAAWGGSVLRELPPETAAAWPASVPASGAAPPAAGDLLGVGGEAGFGAPSGGPSAGAPSSAVAPWPELRPLGQLHHLYLVAEGPDGLYLIDQHAAHERIIYDRLAGTGGGRGQPLLVPLSVELSADEAAAFERYRGALGEAGFEAEPFGPRSLLIRSVPAGTGESYGPKDVRDILDALTDPLTGEERRETDRDHARRAIAACRGAVKAQNPLFRSEMEALLRDLASTGRPLTCPHGRPTVIRLTLAELNRRFGRGAGVSGGGVSGGGAGGGEAIRGGGG from the coding sequence GCGGATCCGGGTGGAACTGACCGACGGCGGACGGACGATGATTCGGGTCACCGACGACGGGTCTGGGATGTCCCCCGAGGACGCCCAGTCGGCTTTCATCAGTCACGCGACGAGCAAGATCCGGTCTATCGCCGACCTCGATGAGGTCCGGACGATGGGCTTTCGAGGCGAAGCGCTGCCGAGCATCGCTTCGGTCTCCCTGACCCAGGTCCTGACCAGGGAGGCTGGGGCCGGTTCGGCGACGCTTGTCCGCTATCAGGGGGGGCAGTTGATCGCGACGGAGGAGGCGGCCGGGCCACCGGGGACCCAGGTGACCGTCCGCAACCTTTTCTATAACGTGCCGGCCAGGCTCAAGTTCCTAAAGGCGGTGGCCACCGAAACGTCGGCGGCCGTCGAGGCGGTCGGACGGGCGGCGGTCGCCCGGCCGGACATCGCTTTCTCCGTCGAGGTCGGCGGGCGGGTCAGCCTGCATACGGATGGTCGGGGCGACCGGCTCGCCGTCATCCTCGAGCTTTGGGGGAGAGACGTGGCCGGCCTCTTGGTGCCGGTCGGCCTGGCCGACGGGGCCCTTAGGGTCGAAGGGTTCGTCGGCCGCCCGGAAGCCCACCGTCGCAATCGATCCAGACAACTCCTGTTGATCAACGGCCGGCCGGTCCAATCGGCCGCCCTGTCCAAGGCCTTCGAGGAAGCTTACGCCGGCCTCCTTCCCAGTGGGCGGCGCCCGGTCGGGGTCATCCTCCTGGATGTGCCCGGAGAGGCGGTCGACATCAATGTCCACCCGGCCAAGGCCGAGGTTCGGCTGGCCAGGGAACGGGAGGCTTTCAGCTTCGTCCGGGCCGGTGTCGCCGGGGCTTTGCGAGGGGGCTCGATGATCAGGGAGGTGGCCGCCGGCGCGGCCTGGGGCGGGAGTGTCCTGAGGGAGCTGCCGCCGGAGACCGCCGCCGCTTGGCCGGCCTCCGTCCCGGCCTCGGGCGCGGCTCCTCCCGCTGCGGGGGACCTGCTTGGGGTCGGAGGCGAGGCGGGTTTCGGGGCTCCCTCCGGGGGGCCGTCGGCCGGCGCACCATCATCGGCGGTCGCCCCATGGCCTGAGCTCCGTCCACTGGGGCAGCTGCACCACCTATATCTGGTGGCCGAGGGTCCCGACGGGCTCTATCTCATCGACCAGCACGCCGCCCACGAACGGATCATCTACGACCGTCTGGCCGGGACGGGAGGCGGTCGCGGCCAACCTCTCCTCGTCCCGCTATCCGTGGAGCTGTCGGCAGACGAAGCGGCGGCCTTCGAGCGTTACCGGGGGGCCCTGGGGGAAGCCGGTTTCGAGGCTGAGCCATTCGGCCCCAGGTCACTGCTGATCCGATCGGTCCCGGCGGGCACCGGGGAATCTTACGGCCCCAAGGATGTCCGAGACATCCTCGACGCCTTGACCGACCCCCTCACCGGTGAGGAGCGGCGGGAGACGGATCGGGACCATGCCCGGCGGGCCATTGCCGCCTGTAGGGGCGCGGTCAAGGCTCAAAACCCGCTGTTCCGATCGGAGATGGAGGCCCTTCTGCGGGACTTGGCATCAACGGGGCGCCCGTTGACCTGCCCGCACGGACGGCCGACCGTCATCCGCCTGACCCTCGCCGAACTGAACCGACGCTTTGGGCGCGGCGCGGGAGTCAGCGGCGGGGGAGTGAGCGGTGGGGGAGCGGGTGGAGGGGAAGCGATCAGGGGTGGGGGGGGATAG